A window of the Triplophysa rosa linkage group LG23, Trosa_1v2, whole genome shotgun sequence genome harbors these coding sequences:
- the drd3 gene encoding D(3) dopamine receptor isoform X2: MALFNSSEWLWNDSIDHSLILGNSSLTLDKEAKRNYYAMLYSLLILAIVFGNVLVCMAVVRERSLQTTTNYLVVSLAVADLLVASLVMPWAVYLEVVGGAWLFSRLYCNVFVTLDVMMCTASILNLCAISIDRYTAVVMPVLYNTTHSSRKRVSVMIATVWVLAFAVSCPLLFGFNTTDDPTVCSISNPDFVIYSSVVSFYLPFIVTLLVYVRIYIFLRRRRKRIAFRHGSCKVQPASMPLVETCLQDIVHKEKRDLSPIKINVISENTEQVNRPRLLGSCLWRKRPQTAPAENSLLPPVVTLNYCSMSQASFARTDQDANREEEEAGEGEQGSFLFAGCRSL, encoded by the exons ATGGCATTGTTTAACAGCAGTGAGTGGCTCTGGAATGACTCCATTGACCATTCTCTCATCCTGGGAAACTCTAGCTTGACACTGGACAAAGAAGCAAAGAGGAATTACTATGCCATGCTGTACTCCCTTCTTATTCTGGCGATTGTGTTTGGCAACGTTCTAGTTTGTATGGCTGTGGTCCGAGAGCGGTCTCTCCAGACCACCACCAACTACCTGGTGGTTAGCTTGGCAGTAGCTGATCTTCTGGTTGCCTCTCTGGTCATGCCCTGGGCAGTCTATTTAGAA GTGGTGGGTGGAGCTTGGCTCTTCAGTCGCTTATACTGTAATGTGTTTGTAACCCTGGATGTGATGATGTGCACAGCCAGCATACTCAACCTGTGTGCCATCAGCATTGACAG GTATACGGCCGTGGTGATGCCTGTGCTATACAACACCACCCACAGCTCTCGAAAAAGAGTTTCAGTGATGATAGCGACAGTTTGGGTCCTGGCCTTCGCAGTCTCCTGCCCTCTACTGTTTGGATTCAACACAACAG ATGATCCTACTGTGTGCTCGATTTCAAATCCTGATTTTGTGATCTACTCCTCCGTGGTGTCATTCTACCTGCCCTTCATAGTGACCCTTTTGGTGTACGTGCGCATCTACATCTTCCTCAGAAGGAGAAGGAAGAGAATTGCCTTCCGTCACGGAAGCTGCAAAGTTCAGCCAGCATCCATGCCACTAGTG GAGACGTGTTTACAAGACATCGTTCATAAAGAAAAAAGAGATCTATCCCCAATCAAGATCAACGTGATAAGT GAAAACACAGAGCAGGTGAATCGCCCCCGCCTCCTCGGCAGCTGCCTGTGGCGCAAGCGGCCTCAAACCGCCCCTGCCGAGAACTCACTGCTGCCCCCTGTGGTCACGTTGAACTACTGCAGCATGAGCCAAGCGTCTTTTGCTCGCACCGATCAAGATGCAAATCGTGAGGAAGAGGAGGCCGGTGAGGGGGAACAG GGGTCTTTCTTATTTGCTGGCTGCCGTTCTTTGTGA
- the drd3 gene encoding D(3) dopamine receptor isoform X1 codes for MALFNSSEWLWNDSIDHSLILGNSSLTLDKEAKRNYYAMLYSLLILAIVFGNVLVCMAVVRERSLQTTTNYLVVSLAVADLLVASLVMPWAVYLEVVGGAWLFSRLYCNVFVTLDVMMCTASILNLCAISIDRYTAVVMPVLYNTTHSSRKRVSVMIATVWVLAFAVSCPLLFGFNTTDDPTVCSISNPDFVIYSSVVSFYLPFIVTLLVYVRIYIFLRRRRKRIAFRHGSCKVQPASMPLVETCLQDIVHKEKRDLSPIKINVISENTEQVNRPRLLGSCLWRKRPQTAPAENSLLPPVVTLNYCSMSQASFARTDQDANREEEEAGEGEQVRCEVQKLSNGCTHTTLPASRPARVIVYPSQVRCRTMHSKEKKATQMLAIVLGVFLICWLPFFVTHILNTHCSSCHVPPELYSAFTWLGYVNSALNPVIYTTFNIEFRRAFIKILSC; via the exons ATGGCATTGTTTAACAGCAGTGAGTGGCTCTGGAATGACTCCATTGACCATTCTCTCATCCTGGGAAACTCTAGCTTGACACTGGACAAAGAAGCAAAGAGGAATTACTATGCCATGCTGTACTCCCTTCTTATTCTGGCGATTGTGTTTGGCAACGTTCTAGTTTGTATGGCTGTGGTCCGAGAGCGGTCTCTCCAGACCACCACCAACTACCTGGTGGTTAGCTTGGCAGTAGCTGATCTTCTGGTTGCCTCTCTGGTCATGCCCTGGGCAGTCTATTTAGAA GTGGTGGGTGGAGCTTGGCTCTTCAGTCGCTTATACTGTAATGTGTTTGTAACCCTGGATGTGATGATGTGCACAGCCAGCATACTCAACCTGTGTGCCATCAGCATTGACAG GTATACGGCCGTGGTGATGCCTGTGCTATACAACACCACCCACAGCTCTCGAAAAAGAGTTTCAGTGATGATAGCGACAGTTTGGGTCCTGGCCTTCGCAGTCTCCTGCCCTCTACTGTTTGGATTCAACACAACAG ATGATCCTACTGTGTGCTCGATTTCAAATCCTGATTTTGTGATCTACTCCTCCGTGGTGTCATTCTACCTGCCCTTCATAGTGACCCTTTTGGTGTACGTGCGCATCTACATCTTCCTCAGAAGGAGAAGGAAGAGAATTGCCTTCCGTCACGGAAGCTGCAAAGTTCAGCCAGCATCCATGCCACTAGTG GAGACGTGTTTACAAGACATCGTTCATAAAGAAAAAAGAGATCTATCCCCAATCAAGATCAACGTGATAAGT GAAAACACAGAGCAGGTGAATCGCCCCCGCCTCCTCGGCAGCTGCCTGTGGCGCAAGCGGCCTCAAACCGCCCCTGCCGAGAACTCACTGCTGCCCCCTGTGGTCACGTTGAACTACTGCAGCATGAGCCAAGCGTCTTTTGCTCGCACCGATCAAGATGCAAATCGTGAGGAAGAGGAGGCCGGTGAGGGGGAACAGGTGAGGTGTGAGGTGCAGAAGTTGTCAAATGGGTGCACACACACCACCCTGCCTGCATCGCGACCTGCTCGTGTCATAGTGTACCCCAGTCAGGTCCGCTGTAGGACTATGCACTCCAAGGAAAAGAAAGCCACACAGATGTTGGCCATCGTTCTAG GGGTCTTTCTTATTTGCTGGCTGCCGTTCTTTGTGACTCACATCCTCAACACTCACtgtagttcatgtcatgttCCACCTGAGCTCTATAGCGCCTTTACCTGGTTGGGCTACGTCAACAGTGCTCTCAATCCAGTCATCTACACCACCTTCAACATTGAATTCCGCAGAGCTTTCATTAAAATCCTGAGCTGCTAA
- the si:ch211-161h7.8 gene encoding thiosulfate:glutathione sulfurtransferase isoform X4 codes for MSSVVNYEQLKAMLANHSVQLFDVRNPDEFQAGRIPDSINIPLGQLEESLKLPQKPFELQFKVKAPLKEDDNIVFHCRSGNRSLSALAIAHRLGFIKARHYAGGYIDWEAHEKK; via the exons CGTCAGTTGTGAATTACGAGCAGCTCAAGGCTATGCTGGCCAATCACAGTGTACAACTGTTTGACGTCCGGAACCCAGATGAATTCCAGGCAGGCCGGATTCCAGATTCCATCAACATTCCAT tggGACAGCTCGAGGAGTCACTGAAGCTCCCACAAAAGCCCTTTGAATTGCAGTTTAAGGTGAAGGCCCCACTAAAAGAGGATGATAACATAGTTTTTCATTGCCGGAGTGGGAATAGGAGTTTGTCTGCTCTTGCAATTGCTCATCGACTGGGATTCATTAA GGCACGACATTATGCAGGTGGATACATCGACTGGGAAGCACATGAGAAGAAGTAA